One window of Saprospiraceae bacterium genomic DNA carries:
- a CDS encoding GNAT family N-acetyltransferase has product MKLQTEIEIRPATSSDVSAIGIIGKTSFIESHGHSASLKDINCYIETVYDENTVLSELNDPSNMYHLLFYQSKLAGYSKIKLNTACDWVQIRAIAKLDRLYLLQSYYGQKLGYQLMDYNLQLARNGQQKGIWLFTWIENHRAISFYNKFGFKIVGKADFRISENHVNPNHIMFLNLINA; this is encoded by the coding sequence ATGAAACTGCAAACTGAAATTGAAATAAGACCAGCAACTAGTTCAGACGTTTCTGCAATTGGTATTATTGGAAAAACAAGTTTTATAGAATCACATGGCCACAGCGCTTCCCTAAAAGATATTAACTGCTACATTGAAACTGTATACGATGAAAATACGGTACTGTCGGAGCTGAATGATCCATCCAATATGTACCATCTTTTGTTTTACCAATCAAAATTGGCCGGATATTCTAAAATCAAACTCAACACTGCATGCGATTGGGTTCAAATAAGAGCAATAGCCAAACTCGATCGCTTGTATCTTTTGCAATCGTATTACGGACAGAAACTGGGTTATCAACTCATGGATTATAATTTGCAATTAGCACGCAATGGTCAACAGAAGGGGATATGGCTCTTTACATGGATTGAAAATCACAGGGCCATTTCATTTTATAATAAATTCGGTTTTAAAATTGTCGGGAAAGCGGATTTTAGAATTTCAGAAAATCATGTGAATCCAAATCATATCATGTTCCTAAATTTAATTAATGCATGA
- the kynU gene encoding kynureninase produces the protein MDLNRTAAQQMDEQDPLKHFRTQFLLPKTKTEKEAIYFCGNSLGLQPVKTKAYVEQELTDWANFGVHGHHQAKHAWLPYHEFLTDSMARIIGAKPIETVVMNTLTVNLHLMLVSFYRPEGKRTKILIEHSCFPSDRYAVESQIRFHGYDPATQLMILQPEPGEAYVSRETIENVFKNQGDEIALALIGSVNYYSGQAYPIKFITELAHQSGCMVGFDLAHGAGNLLLKLHDDGPDFAIWCGYKYLNGGPGSLAGCFVHERHAYSYDMPRFTGWWGHNKKSRFKMSPHFEIMSGAEGWQLSNPPILPMACLRASFELFDDAGMDNLRLKSMQLGNVLFNLMDEMDHPKLNIITPRSEAERGCQISIQLKDADKTIFNKLTEAGVIADWREPDVIRLAPVPLYNRFTDIFDFIQILKQALND, from the coding sequence ATGGATTTAAACCGAACAGCAGCTCAACAAATGGACGAACAGGATCCATTGAAGCATTTTAGGACTCAATTCCTGTTGCCAAAAACCAAAACTGAAAAAGAGGCCATTTACTTTTGTGGAAATTCATTAGGGCTTCAACCGGTTAAGACCAAAGCTTATGTCGAACAAGAACTAACAGATTGGGCAAATTTTGGTGTCCACGGCCATCATCAGGCAAAACATGCCTGGTTGCCTTACCACGAATTTCTTACTGATTCTATGGCCCGTATTATAGGTGCAAAGCCAATTGAAACGGTGGTGATGAATACACTTACCGTCAATTTGCATTTAATGTTGGTTAGCTTTTACCGACCGGAAGGAAAACGAACTAAAATATTGATTGAACACAGTTGCTTTCCTTCAGATCGCTATGCTGTAGAATCTCAAATTCGATTTCATGGCTATGATCCAGCCACTCAGTTGATGATTCTCCAACCAGAACCAGGGGAAGCCTATGTTTCAAGAGAAACCATTGAAAACGTTTTCAAAAATCAAGGCGATGAAATTGCATTGGCTTTAATTGGTTCTGTAAATTACTACAGCGGACAAGCATATCCTATAAAATTTATAACCGAATTGGCGCATCAAAGCGGTTGTATGGTTGGATTTGATCTGGCACATGGCGCCGGTAACCTTCTTCTTAAATTGCATGACGATGGTCCTGATTTTGCAATCTGGTGTGGTTACAAATATTTGAATGGGGGTCCAGGGAGTCTTGCCGGGTGTTTTGTCCATGAGCGACATGCTTACAGTTATGACATGCCGCGTTTTACCGGCTGGTGGGGACACAACAAAAAATCACGATTTAAAATGAGTCCGCATTTTGAAATCATGTCCGGTGCAGAAGGTTGGCAGTTGAGCAATCCTCCCATTTTACCTATGGCATGTTTGCGTGCATCCTTTGAATTATTTGATGATGCCGGTATGGATAATTTGCGATTGAAATCCATGCAATTGGGAAATGTCTTGTTTAATTTAATGGATGAAATGGATCACCCCAAACTGAACATAATTACACCCCGTTCAGAAGCAGAAAGAGGATGCCAAATTTCCATTCAATTGAAAGATGCCGATAAAACGATTTTTAATAAACTTACAGAAGCTGGTGTCATAGCAGATTGGCGCGAACCAGATGTAATTCGTCTTGCACCGGTTCCACTTTACAATAGGTTTACAGACATTTTTGATTTCATTCAAATTTTAAAGCAAGCGCTAAATGATTGA
- a CDS encoding tetratricopeptide repeat protein: protein MKRLILIYSFAYLIESLFAQQKGVIGLSTINQQLSTNTYAVVVGISDYQDPGIPDLRFADKDAEAFANYLRSNAGGKLDSDHLKVLINSNATMAQFANALDWLWEVCKEGDQAIIYFSGHGDVEKKSLTQPGFLLCWDAPARVYMAGGAFALPMLQEVVSTLSIQNKAKVIVITDACRSGTLAGSSVGGSQATAANLAKQFGNEIKIMSCQPNEYSIEGEQWGGGRGAFSYHLLDALYGMADNNKDLWVTLQEVGRYLEDHVTNEVAPVSQVPMIVGNRNERLASVNEKLAASIKSGKTNQMMLSAIEARGIEEDVLAKLDTNTKVTYQLFKTALKNKNYLPGPTASGEPDYACAEYYYNQLINEPKLERLHATMKRNYAAALQDDAQQVINIWLAADVQQLQCIGKSINLEQIPRLLDRASTLLGEEHYMHRSLQARKFLFQGINLLHHVNPDEDLARKCLPLFEKSMELEPQSPLPLHRMCMLYINQLRKADSAFICAETARNLASNWVLPYSDLAGIFCAQKKLELARKALLIAEKIDSVHPYVINQWALLNRLLGNKELALTLMNKYKESGGPVYPCWYNDLGMIYLESGKFKEAEEEFHKALAMDSSNISVMNNLGSLYNQTRRFEEAEPMFKKIVSIDPTQIVSWNNLGSLYNQTRRYVEAEPIFKKTLMLDSSQYKAWNNLGFLYIQTQRYAEAELTLLKAIKLDSTYTFSWNNLGGLYIITHRYSEAEPIFKKVISLDSLFANPYKHLGMAYFKTNRPAEARKNFLKAIALNPNYAGAMLGMAYTLTPEGKTEEAMNWIEKTINKGSTWDQLENDEDLLTLRSLPEWNELMKKYFPDKVK, encoded by the coding sequence ATGAAACGCCTGATTTTAATTTATTCATTTGCTTATTTAATTGAATCATTATTTGCGCAACAAAAAGGTGTTATTGGGCTATCAACTATCAACCAACAACTATCAACTAATACGTATGCCGTCGTCGTAGGCATCTCCGATTATCAAGATCCAGGAATTCCTGATCTTCGTTTTGCAGATAAAGATGCAGAGGCATTTGCCAATTATTTAAGATCCAACGCTGGCGGTAAGCTCGACAGCGACCATTTAAAAGTCCTGATCAACTCCAATGCTACCATGGCCCAATTTGCAAATGCACTGGATTGGCTCTGGGAAGTATGTAAAGAAGGCGATCAAGCGATCATTTATTTTTCCGGACATGGTGATGTGGAGAAAAAAAGTTTGACCCAACCCGGATTTTTATTGTGTTGGGATGCACCTGCGAGGGTGTATATGGCAGGCGGCGCATTTGCATTGCCGATGTTGCAAGAAGTTGTATCTACTCTTTCGATACAAAATAAAGCCAAGGTCATAGTGATCACTGACGCTTGTCGTTCAGGAACATTGGCAGGAAGTTCGGTGGGTGGATCACAAGCCACGGCTGCCAATCTGGCCAAACAATTTGGCAATGAAATCAAAATCATGTCTTGTCAACCCAATGAATATAGCATTGAAGGCGAACAATGGGGCGGAGGACGTGGAGCATTTTCTTATCATCTTCTCGATGCACTTTACGGAATGGCAGATAACAACAAAGATTTATGGGTGACCTTACAGGAAGTTGGAAGATATCTTGAGGACCATGTAACCAATGAAGTGGCTCCTGTCAGTCAGGTGCCCATGATTGTAGGAAATCGCAACGAACGATTGGCTAGCGTAAACGAAAAATTAGCAGCCTCCATAAAATCCGGCAAAACCAACCAGATGATGTTGTCGGCTATAGAAGCAAGAGGTATTGAAGAGGATGTATTGGCTAAATTGGATACAAACACTAAAGTTACCTATCAACTTTTCAAAACTGCATTAAAAAATAAAAATTATTTACCTGGTCCGACAGCGTCGGGAGAACCGGATTATGCATGTGCAGAATACTATTACAATCAATTAATCAATGAGCCCAAACTGGAGCGTTTGCATGCAACCATGAAGCGAAATTATGCCGCTGCACTGCAAGACGATGCACAACAGGTCATAAACATTTGGTTAGCTGCTGACGTCCAGCAATTACAATGTATCGGCAAAAGCATAAATCTCGAACAAATACCTCGCTTATTAGATAGAGCATCTACACTGCTGGGGGAGGAACATTATATGCATCGATCTTTGCAAGCGCGAAAATTTCTTTTTCAGGGAATCAATTTGTTGCATCATGTAAATCCGGATGAAGACCTTGCAAGAAAATGCCTGCCTTTATTCGAGAAGTCAATGGAATTAGAACCTCAATCTCCGCTTCCATTGCATCGAATGTGCATGCTCTATATAAATCAACTGCGTAAAGCTGATTCAGCTTTTATTTGCGCTGAAACAGCACGCAATCTAGCTTCCAATTGGGTTCTTCCTTATTCTGATCTTGCGGGTATTTTCTGCGCTCAAAAAAAATTAGAACTTGCAAGAAAAGCTTTGCTTATAGCAGAAAAAATAGATTCAGTACATCCATATGTAATAAATCAGTGGGCTTTGTTGAATAGGTTATTAGGTAATAAAGAACTGGCATTGACCTTGATGAATAAATACAAGGAATCCGGAGGTCCTGTTTATCCATGTTGGTACAATGATTTAGGAATGATTTATTTAGAGTCAGGTAAATTCAAAGAAGCAGAAGAAGAATTTCATAAAGCTTTGGCAATGGATTCATCCAATATTTCTGTAATGAATAACCTTGGATCTTTATACAATCAAACCCGTCGATTTGAAGAAGCAGAGCCCATGTTTAAAAAAATTGTTTCGATTGATCCAACGCAAATCGTAAGTTGGAACAACCTAGGTTCTTTATACAATCAAACCCGTCGTTATGTGGAAGCCGAACCGATTTTTAAAAAAACCCTCATGCTTGATTCGTCTCAATACAAAGCATGGAACAATCTGGGTTTTTTATATATCCAAACGCAACGTTATGCTGAAGCAGAGCTCACATTACTAAAAGCTATTAAACTGGATTCTACTTATACATTTTCTTGGAACAACTTAGGGGGTTTGTATATAATTACCCATCGGTATTCTGAAGCGGAGCCGATTTTCAAAAAAGTCATTTCTCTCGATTCTTTGTTTGCAAATCCTTACAAACATCTTGGTATGGCTTATTTCAAAACAAATCGTCCCGCCGAGGCACGTAAAAATTTTCTTAAAGCTATTGCGCTTAATCCCAATTACGCAGGAGCCATGCTCGGCATGGCATACACCCTTACACCCGAAGGGAAAACAGAAGAAGCCATGAATTGGATTGAAAAAACTATCAACAAAGGAAGCACATGGGATCAGCTTGAAAATGACGAAGACCTCTTGACGCTGCGCAGTTTGCCAGAGTGGAACGAGTTGATGAAGAAGTATTTTCCGGATAAAGTAAAATAG
- the xerD gene encoding site-specific tyrosine recombinase XerD has protein sequence MDWHSAREGFVNYLKLERSMAIHSVDAYLRDLDKLQHYAESKTPQLSPEVIQMDDVEDFLSWLQQFGLEERSQARILSGIKAFYKYLLIEELIQINPTELIEGPKLKRNLPDVLHIEEIEAIFAAVDLSKDFGHRDKAILETLYSCGLRVSELVELLCSNIFEEETMIKVIGKGNKERLIPIGQKALNQIKLYKISYRNTLPVVKGYEDYLFLNRFGKKLSRTLVFQMVKENVAKAGIKKHVSPHTFRHSFATHLVEGGANLRAVQEMLGHESITTTEIYTHLDLNYLRETVLQFHPMNRRN, from the coding sequence ATGGATTGGCATTCTGCACGGGAAGGATTTGTAAATTATTTGAAATTGGAGCGTTCTATGGCCATTCATTCCGTAGATGCATACCTGCGTGATTTAGATAAATTACAACATTATGCAGAGTCAAAGACCCCTCAGTTAAGTCCAGAGGTGATTCAGATGGATGATGTCGAAGATTTTTTATCCTGGTTACAACAATTTGGTTTAGAAGAACGATCGCAGGCCCGAATCCTTTCAGGCATCAAAGCGTTTTATAAATATTTATTGATTGAAGAGCTCATACAAATAAATCCAACTGAACTGATTGAAGGGCCTAAACTTAAACGAAACCTTCCTGATGTCTTGCACATTGAAGAAATTGAAGCAATTTTTGCCGCAGTAGATTTAAGTAAGGATTTTGGACATCGGGACAAGGCCATTTTAGAAACTTTGTATTCGTGTGGCCTTCGTGTCAGTGAACTGGTCGAACTCTTGTGTTCCAATATTTTTGAAGAAGAGACCATGATTAAAGTGATTGGAAAAGGCAATAAAGAGCGATTGATTCCGATTGGTCAAAAAGCATTAAATCAAATTAAATTATATAAAATATCCTATCGAAACACCTTGCCGGTTGTAAAAGGTTATGAAGATTATTTATTTTTAAATCGGTTTGGAAAAAAATTATCCCGCACGCTGGTATTTCAAATGGTCAAAGAAAATGTTGCAAAAGCCGGAATAAAAAAACATGTAAGTCCACATACGTTTAGACATTCGTTTGCAACCCATTTGGTTGAAGGTGGAGCCAATTTAAGAGCTGTTCAGGAAATGTTAGGACATGAAAGTATTACGACCACAGAAATTTATACGCATTTAGATTTAAATTACTTACGTGAAACGGTATTGCAATTTCACCCGATGAACAGGAGGAATTAG
- a CDS encoding tetratricopeptide repeat protein has protein sequence MDSLQNRISELKTGAEKIKAQFELSKLLSKDDLPSAHIEATKALYLARQLKDTVNEVHALLLSCEWHRKQYNYLAMFDTGKEALQLALKTKNNSLIIESYIHLADGFAAEGKHVESIPYLVHALEFQELIINDPVSLANLLCKLGRNLRNTGEFDRAISVCERALKLSQEARNPTGEAFALSTLSLIYAKKGDNQKALAFEEDALKLAQLNGDQYREVVSLHNICDWNLRLGNLSKALELTRKIEPLNHVLDDPNADIELYKLRGRIFFSMKDTEQALVNFQKALAISKKVKNPYYQLGVWEDMIPALIIFKKTNQAGNELKILEQELINNQDSIHLPKVWLALGRLEMANNNVKNAIPHFSKTAQWYQSKQMIIESAEAQQELSSIYLKNNQIDEALQTAMQSLSLSQQSHSKSSIAKALFTLKEIYLKKSDYLNALTYFEQYSLFKDSLISQDLQQRLAEERIRQNIGDIEQENNRTQQANKLLGTQNNLYIALGVSLLTLLFVGIYFYQKLHNTKNQLNDKNQELVKLSQTKDKFFGIIAHDLRGPLASFQGIGAQLSDYLAKGDTQKIANITGLLTKSATNLRSLLDNLLSWALMNRGEIPYLPEMVILNTRVRENIMLYEQTLENKGIQIINKVADDLKVWADSNAIDTILRNLIGNAVKFTSINALNTIQISSEIKEDMVRLTIFNSGKGIAPEKLSQVFNFKKQTERGSQGEKGIGLGLILCKELAEMNQGWIELKSDENVGVYAIVFIPHYKIISQAL, from the coding sequence GTGGACAGCCTACAAAATCGAATATCGGAACTGAAGACCGGTGCTGAAAAAATTAAAGCGCAGTTTGAACTATCTAAACTTTTGTCAAAGGACGACCTTCCCTCTGCCCATATTGAAGCAACTAAAGCATTATATCTAGCCAGACAATTAAAGGACACTGTGAATGAAGTCCATGCCTTGCTATTATCATGTGAATGGCATCGAAAACAGTATAACTACTTAGCCATGTTTGATACTGGCAAGGAGGCCTTGCAATTAGCTCTAAAAACTAAAAATAATTCTTTAATAATTGAATCCTATATTCATCTAGCAGATGGCTTTGCTGCTGAAGGAAAGCATGTAGAAAGTATACCTTATTTAGTGCACGCTCTGGAATTTCAAGAACTCATTATAAATGATCCGGTCTCTTTAGCCAATCTGCTTTGTAAGTTAGGACGGAATCTCCGCAATACCGGTGAATTCGATCGTGCTATTTCAGTTTGTGAACGAGCATTGAAATTAAGTCAAGAAGCGAGGAACCCAACGGGTGAGGCTTTTGCCTTAAGCACCTTATCCTTAATTTATGCTAAAAAAGGGGACAACCAAAAGGCCCTTGCATTTGAAGAAGATGCATTAAAATTAGCACAACTCAACGGAGATCAGTATCGCGAAGTAGTATCTCTGCACAATATTTGTGATTGGAATTTACGTCTGGGAAATCTCTCAAAGGCACTTGAACTTACCCGAAAAATAGAACCCTTGAATCATGTACTGGATGACCCTAATGCAGATATCGAATTGTATAAATTAAGAGGGCGTATTTTTTTTTCTATGAAGGATACCGAACAAGCTCTTGTAAATTTTCAAAAAGCATTGGCCATTTCTAAAAAAGTAAAAAATCCATATTATCAACTTGGTGTGTGGGAAGATATGATTCCGGCACTTATCATTTTTAAAAAAACAAATCAGGCTGGCAACGAATTGAAAATATTGGAACAAGAACTTATTAACAACCAAGACTCCATTCATTTACCAAAAGTATGGTTGGCCTTAGGCCGATTGGAAATGGCAAATAACAATGTAAAAAATGCAATACCTCATTTTTCTAAAACTGCACAATGGTATCAATCAAAACAAATGATTATCGAGAGTGCAGAAGCTCAACAGGAATTGTCCAGCATTTATTTAAAGAACAATCAGATTGATGAGGCCCTTCAAACAGCAATGCAAAGTCTGTCTTTGAGTCAACAGTCACATTCTAAATCATCGATAGCAAAAGCACTTTTTACTTTAAAAGAAATCTATTTAAAAAAATCCGATTACTTGAATGCATTAACTTATTTTGAGCAGTACAGCTTGTTTAAGGATAGCCTGATTTCACAAGATTTACAACAAAGACTTGCTGAAGAAAGGATTCGACAAAATATTGGGGACATTGAACAGGAAAATAATCGTACCCAACAAGCAAATAAATTGTTGGGTACACAAAACAATCTTTACATAGCACTTGGAGTTTCATTACTGACTTTACTATTCGTTGGCATCTACTTTTATCAAAAACTACACAACACTAAAAATCAACTTAATGATAAGAATCAAGAACTTGTCAAGCTAAGTCAAACTAAAGATAAGTTCTTTGGTATCATAGCACACGATTTGCGGGGTCCACTTGCCTCTTTCCAAGGAATAGGTGCTCAGCTAAGTGATTACCTCGCAAAAGGAGATACTCAAAAAATAGCAAATATCACCGGGCTGCTTACAAAAAGTGCAACGAACCTTCGCTCGTTACTTGATAATTTACTTTCATGGGCACTCATGAATCGAGGTGAAATTCCTTATCTTCCAGAAATGGTTATTTTGAATACTCGTGTTAGAGAAAATATAATGTTGTATGAACAAACATTAGAAAACAAAGGAATTCAAATTATAAATAAAGTAGCTGATGATTTAAAGGTGTGGGCAGATTCTAATGCAATTGATACCATCCTACGTAATTTAATTGGGAATGCTGTTAAATTTACGTCTATAAATGCTTTAAATACAATTCAAATTTCATCCGAAATAAAAGAGGATATGGTTCGATTGACCATTTTTAATTCAGGCAAAGGCATAGCTCCAGAAAAGTTATCACAAGTATTCAATTTTAAAAAACAAACCGAACGTGGTTCTCAAGGCGAAAAAGGTATTGGACTTGGACTTATTCTGTGCAAAGAACTTGCTGAGATGAATCAAGGATGGATTGAATTAAAATCTGACGAAAATGTTGGAGTTTATGCAATTGTTTTTATTCCTCATTATAAAATTATTAGCCAAGCCTTATGA
- the mtgA gene encoding monofunctional biosynthetic peptidoglycan transglycosylase yields MKTIPKKILYSVKYQLLRFYHAYKSWAWYYKILTWVLTLVSLHFLYFFYLMLFFPPITATQFGSLVSGHGLKREYVCLKNISSNAVLAVMGAEDQLFAEHYGFDLESIEKALEYNKRKPKKMRGASTISQQVAKNVFLWQGRSWIRKGLEVYFTLMIETLWSKKRIIETYLNIAEMGDGVFGIQAASKKYFNKDAKYLSREEAAKIAACLPNPKRYKVKPVSPYVSFRIPWIMQQMDQIEPDEDIQLLLKKAFQK; encoded by the coding sequence ATGAAAACGATTCCGAAGAAAATACTCTATTCTGTTAAGTATCAATTGCTTCGGTTCTACCATGCTTACAAGTCCTGGGCCTGGTACTACAAGATATTGACTTGGGTATTGACCCTTGTGTCCCTCCATTTTTTATATTTCTTCTATTTGATGCTATTTTTTCCACCGATTACGGCCACCCAGTTTGGGAGTCTGGTAAGTGGCCATGGATTAAAAAGGGAATACGTCTGTCTTAAAAATATTTCAAGCAATGCTGTACTAGCGGTTATGGGAGCAGAAGATCAGCTATTTGCTGAACATTATGGATTTGATTTGGAAAGCATTGAAAAAGCACTGGAATACAATAAGCGAAAACCAAAAAAGATGCGTGGTGCTTCAACCATTAGCCAACAAGTTGCAAAAAATGTTTTTTTATGGCAAGGCCGCTCCTGGATCCGAAAGGGATTGGAAGTATATTTCACCTTAATGATAGAAACCTTATGGAGTAAGAAAAGGATTATTGAAACATACCTGAATATTGCAGAAATGGGGGATGGTGTATTTGGTATACAAGCTGCTTCCAAAAAATATTTTAATAAAGATGCCAAATACCTGAGTCGGGAAGAGGCTGCTAAAATTGCTGCTTGTCTTCCCAATCCGAAGCGTTACAAAGTAAAACCAGTTTCACCCTATGTTTCTTTTCGCATTCCCTGGATCATGCAACAAATGGATCAAATTGAGCCGGATGAAGACATTCAATTGTTGTTGAAAAAAGCATTCCAAAAGTAA
- a CDS encoding T9SS type A sorting domain-containing protein, whose protein sequence is MRILVVLFLVVSIGQPKAQSPSWKLWASGLPTGVYPRMAVAPNHDIFYALLGAGTQLGLIYKANTRDKIPAFVPLPQVPRPSSIQNNIVALGYNKFSEPIAGIYRTDASQPWLFRFDTQKMIWDTATSQTIPSLGGHCIATASNGTIYVGTRWAYIYKSTDDGRTFTAIDDSKLIKDAYPCYLPSFNGSVYNGAIFSIAIDRNGRVYAGTETAGVIYSDDEGISWHPADLMACQANDNTQKDTSSSMKALSISGNVAALGFTKDQQLVWSGVDMWSLGWKNKMGFANFISKSVMELNGLPDYLVQTGQQISKIVTTNSGQMFFHSGNSNGTNQSDVGIYTSRDGINWKLFNDGITGQNDGRSQGSLAVDGNKVFMATQDGLVWIYEDSLGISNNNEIYKTLSLSLYPNPASDMLHITLKSQNSTPADLFITNAMGQIVKKISIQNKLEFDLDISDLQVGCYSISYMGSYKFVKI, encoded by the coding sequence ATGAGAATTTTAGTAGTATTATTTTTAGTTGTTTCAATTGGTCAACCAAAGGCGCAATCCCCATCCTGGAAACTTTGGGCAAGCGGCTTGCCTACGGGTGTGTATCCTCGAATGGCAGTTGCACCCAATCATGATATATTTTATGCATTGTTAGGAGCTGGTACCCAATTGGGCTTAATCTATAAAGCAAACACACGAGATAAAATACCTGCTTTTGTGCCATTGCCTCAAGTACCCAGACCAAGTTCGATACAAAACAATATCGTTGCCCTTGGTTACAATAAATTCAGTGAACCCATAGCAGGAATTTATCGCACGGATGCATCACAACCCTGGTTGTTTCGATTTGATACACAAAAAATGATATGGGACACCGCTACATCGCAAACCATTCCTTCATTGGGAGGGCATTGCATTGCTACAGCTTCCAATGGAACCATTTATGTGGGTACCCGTTGGGCCTATATTTATAAATCTACAGATGACGGAAGAACCTTTACAGCAATCGACGATAGCAAATTAATAAAGGATGCATATCCTTGTTATTTACCAAGTTTCAACGGATCGGTATACAATGGTGCTATCTTTTCTATTGCAATAGATCGCAATGGTAGAGTATATGCTGGTACAGAAACAGCTGGGGTCATTTATTCTGATGATGAAGGAATTAGCTGGCACCCTGCCGATTTAATGGCTTGTCAAGCAAACGATAATACACAAAAAGATACCAGCAGCAGTATGAAGGCATTATCAATTAGTGGAAATGTAGCAGCATTGGGTTTTACCAAGGATCAACAATTGGTTTGGTCAGGAGTAGACATGTGGTCATTGGGTTGGAAAAACAAGATGGGTTTTGCCAATTTTATTTCGAAATCTGTTATGGAACTTAATGGATTGCCAGATTACTTAGTTCAAACGGGTCAGCAAATTTCAAAAATCGTTACTACAAATTCCGGACAAATGTTTTTTCATTCAGGAAATTCTAATGGAACCAATCAAAGTGATGTTGGTATTTATACATCCCGCGATGGCATCAATTGGAAATTGTTTAATGATGGCATCACCGGTCAAAACGATGGACGCTCTCAAGGTTCATTGGCAGTTGATGGAAATAAAGTATTCATGGCTACTCAAGACGGTTTGGTATGGATCTATGAAGACAGCCTTGGCATCAGTAATAACAATGAGATTTATAAAACGCTTTCCCTTTCTTTGTATCCGAATCCTGCTTCGGATATGCTGCACATAACATTGAAGTCCCAGAATTCAACTCCGGCAGACTTGTTTATTACAAATGCAATGGGTCAAATTGTGAAAAAAATTTCCATTCAAAACAAACTTGAATTTGATCTTGATATCAGTGACTTGCAAGTTGGTTGTTATTCAATCTCTTATATGGGTTCATACAAATTTGTAAAAATTTAA